One window from the genome of Ideonella sp. WA131b encodes:
- the motB gene encoding flagellar motor protein MotB produces MAGDAKKLQPIIIKRVKKGGHAAHGGAWKIAYADFVTAMMAFFLLMWLLGSTTEGDKKGIADYFSSPLKLALLASGSGAGDSAHVVKGGGQDLSRSTGQVNRGDVDAPRDTVNLHQLKAEQARAEAVRLEDLQRKVGEALARDPELKALAAQIRMEMTADGLRIQILDEAGRPMFTSGSASVQPYMRKLLQALGGLLATVPNRLTLEGHTDAQPFVGGDRAQLSYGNWELSADRANASRRELLSGGLPDDQVLRVQGLAASHPFDRRDPLSPANRRISIVVMTREAEDRVFRGPEPPQALDAAAPAAPEPASSPDGRAR; encoded by the coding sequence ATGGCAGGCGACGCCAAGAAGCTGCAGCCCATCATCATCAAGCGCGTCAAGAAGGGCGGTCATGCCGCCCATGGCGGCGCGTGGAAGATCGCCTACGCCGACTTCGTGACGGCCATGATGGCCTTCTTCCTCCTGATGTGGCTGCTGGGCAGCACGACGGAGGGCGACAAGAAGGGCATTGCCGACTACTTCTCGAGCCCATTGAAGCTGGCACTGCTGGCCAGCGGCTCGGGAGCCGGCGACTCCGCCCACGTCGTCAAGGGCGGCGGGCAGGACCTCTCGCGCTCCACCGGCCAGGTCAATCGCGGCGACGTCGACGCACCGAGGGACACCGTCAACCTGCACCAGCTCAAGGCCGAGCAGGCCCGTGCCGAGGCCGTCCGCCTCGAGGACTTGCAGCGCAAGGTCGGGGAGGCGCTGGCGCGTGACCCGGAGCTCAAGGCTCTGGCGGCGCAGATCAGGATGGAGATGACGGCCGACGGGCTGCGCATCCAAATCCTCGACGAGGCCGGCCGCCCGATGTTCACCAGCGGCAGCGCCAGCGTCCAGCCCTACATGCGCAAGCTGCTGCAGGCCCTCGGCGGCCTATTGGCCACGGTGCCCAACAGGCTCACGCTGGAGGGCCATACCGACGCCCAGCCTTTCGTGGGCGGCGATCGTGCTCAGCTGTCCTACGGCAACTGGGAGCTGAGCGCCGACCGCGCCAACGCCTCCCGCCGCGAGCTGTTGTCCGGCGGACTGCCCGACGATCAGGTGCTGCGTGTGCAGGGTCTGGCTGCCAGTCACCCGTTCGACCGCCGCGACCCGCTCTCTCCTGCCAATCGACGCATCAGCATCGTCGTGATGACGCGTGAGGCCGAGGACCGCGTCTTTCGTGGGCCCGAGCCGCCGCAGGCGCTGGACGCGGCCGCGCCTGCCGCGCCTGAGCCGGCCTCAAGTCCGGACGGCCGAGCCCGATAA
- the cheY gene encoding chemotaxis response regulator CheY gives MNTTDLKFLIVDDFSTMRRIVRGLLKEMGCNNADEAEDGAVALNMLKGGKYDFVVSDINMPNMNGFELLKAVKADDSLRHIPVLMVTAEARKEDIVMAAQSGAAGYIVKPFTKATLEEKLQKILQKLATPA, from the coding sequence ATGAACACCACCGACCTGAAGTTCCTCATCGTCGACGACTTCTCCACGATGCGCCGCATCGTCCGCGGGCTGCTCAAGGAAATGGGCTGCAACAACGCCGACGAGGCCGAGGACGGCGCCGTGGCCCTGAACATGCTCAAGGGCGGCAAGTACGACTTCGTGGTCTCCGACATCAACATGCCCAACATGAACGGTTTCGAGCTGCTGAAAGCCGTCAAGGCCGACGATTCTCTGCGCCACATTCCGGTGCTGATGGTCACGGCCGAGGCGCGCAAGGAAGACATCGTGATGGCGGCGCAAAGCGGCGCCGCGGGCTACATCGTCAAGCCCTTCACCAAGGCCACCCTTGAGGAAAAGCTGCAGAAGATCCTGCAGAAGCTGGCCACCCCCGCCTGA
- a CDS encoding protein phosphatase CheZ — protein sequence MKMDAAEQLKPAEALVVSPEVFQQIGSITRLLHDTMQQLGVMPKLQIATDGLPDARSRLSYIASKTAEAADKVLNSVDRAKLEHAAISDATREMARAIVADPVKAVASGQVMNFVHDVESRTAAIDSHLTDIMMAQDFHDLTGQVVAKVVALANDLEDSLVKLLVQVVPPDQRDKVDPSVLNGPVVNPAGRTDVVSDQSEVDDLLASLGF from the coding sequence ATGAAGATGGACGCCGCAGAGCAGCTCAAGCCCGCCGAGGCGCTGGTGGTCTCGCCCGAGGTCTTCCAACAGATCGGCAGCATCACCCGGCTGCTGCACGACACGATGCAGCAGCTCGGCGTGATGCCCAAACTGCAGATCGCCACCGACGGGCTGCCCGACGCGCGCAGCCGCCTGAGCTACATCGCATCGAAGACCGCGGAGGCCGCCGACAAGGTGCTGAACTCGGTCGACCGGGCCAAGCTCGAACATGCCGCCATCAGCGACGCCACGCGCGAGATGGCCCGGGCGATCGTTGCCGACCCCGTCAAGGCCGTGGCCAGTGGCCAGGTGATGAACTTCGTGCACGACGTCGAGTCGCGCACTGCGGCCATCGACAGCCATCTCACCGACATCATGATGGCCCAGGACTTCCACGACCTGACCGGTCAGGTTGTCGCCAAGGTCGTGGCACTGGCCAACGATCTCGAGGACAGCCTCGTCAAGCTGCTGGTGCAGGTGGTGCCGCCGGATCAGCGCGACAAGGTCGACCCCAGCGTGCTCAACGGCCCGGTGGTCAACCCGGCAGGGCGCACCGACGTTGTCAGTGACCAGAGCGAGGTCGACGACCTGCTGGCGAGTCTCGGGTTCTGA